CTCCCCCACCCTAGACCAAAGAAAGTCTTACGATTCTCCTAATAGtcctttgtgttttttttttttcttggctaAACATTCTCTTAATAGTCCAAGAAATCCCAACAGGAACTTTAAAAATAGACAAAACGTAAAGGGAAACACTAGAAAGACAAGACTGAAAAAGAGTAACCCTTGCACCTAAAGGAAACCGAGCACCCTTCCACCCATCAAGACACTTAGACACCTTCTCTACCACAGACCAAAAGCCTAGGGACCTAGGATTCCCACCCGACCCCCCTAAATAGGACAAAGGcctaaaaatttaaacaaaaaaataattagttcaaaattccccagGGGAACAAACTCCACAATGCGGAATTGTACAAGGACCAGCCACCAATGCTGGAATGGTCTATTGCATGGAATTAAGCTTGGAAGGGTGTGGCTCAACTGCATATTGCAGAACAACTCATGACAGCTGTAATCCAAGGGCAGACAGTGACTTATGAttattaaacaaaataaaaacataatcatCCCATACCGACAAattaagaaaacaaaaacagcAGCATCAGTAGCAAAAATAAGAGCAACTACCAACAGCAGTTTCCAGGTCAATTACATGCAAATTCATTGACAAAACCATAATAACAGCAGCTAAATTATGACCTCTACAACAAAGAAACATGCTTTGTGTTAAATCGTAAATATAAGGAATAAGTCATATTTACAGAAGTGCAAAACATAGAGCAAAAAAATCAGAAACAATCTTCTTTCATGTAATACAGAGCAAAACAAATGCCTACCTTCAACAATTGAAGCTGGTCATTCCTTGCTTGGCAGAAGTCCTGGAGAGCCAACACTAATTGTCACTGACTCACCAATcccaacaaatgatataaaagaaataaaaccTCCCAGCATGACAGACCAACTAGAGAAAATAGTTATACAAAATAGGCATTTATAGTTTTCATTGGTATGCATAAATCAGAATCATATATAAAGAACAAATTGCTGAAACGTACCACCATGTCATCTATAAAACCTTCAACTGCACGATAGGGTGCATAAACAATAAGATCAAACCCTAGACTCTGCAAAAACAAAGCAAATGTATAGGAAAAATGAAGCAAAAGCACCAAAAAAGACGATAATGATGTGAAGCATATTCATGCCTGGTAAACTATCATCTCATTATTGAGAATCATTTGGTGATCCTGCTCAATCCCTTTACCAAGCTCCTCCGCTGATACATGATTTTCTTCTACTTTACAAGCCGCATATATGCAGGTTAACCTGTTTGTGAAAGAAAGCAATCCCAACTCAGTGAATGAAATTTTACGTCATTTAAATAATCCAAGAGCTTCCTTTCAAATGAATCCACATCAAATGGATTGCATAGTCATTTAAACAATGCAAGGACGCCTTTTCAAAAGGGTTCACGAATTTACATATCATCGAATGGATTGCACAACGATAAGTTGAATTAAAACAAAATAGAATTCAAAAGCTGCAATATTTTCTCAAGACACAGAAAACAGAATAAAATGGAGATATGAAATCTAGCATAGACCAGTGGGTCACGCCTAGCATCCAAACCAAGAATACAACCAACGTTGAAACATGTTTCTCAACAAACTTTCTATAGTGCATCCAGGTGTACAAAGAtgcattaaaaaaagaaaatttaatataTTGCATCATATGAGGAACATTCAATTTTAATGCATAAAAATATGAAATAGAAATAAAACATTCTCACATAATGTGTTTCGGGTGATGTTCCATCACCGACCATTGCAAATAAAACCTTTTGAAGTAAATGAGAGCAGTTGCCtgcaaaacaagaaaaaaattaagCAGGGAGCTCTCTATATTCTTCAACAATATACTAATATTGAAGATGAGGAGGAGAACAATGATCACAATTAGATCCATATGGAATGAATAAAAAGCAGACAAAAAAGAATATGGGATTAAGTACCTGGATTTTGTGAGGAAATTTAAAGGCTCCACATACTTCTTGAATTTTACCCTCATAAAAGACCCTCAaaaatttttcttcttcaacattTAGTGGTTTTGAGCGAGAATGCTTTTCAGCTATCATGAAACCAACATGATATAGTCACAAAATGGTAGGAAACACTGACGCATAAGAAAAGCAAAGATCTTAAATCATCCAATCAAGAAACTAAGGAAAGAAATTCACATAGAGCTCTAAAAGAAACAGTTATGGATGAAGAAAAATATTTACCATTCTGAGGTCCACGGTATGACAAAGACCCATCAATATTTACTTCCATTAGTGTTGCTCCATACTTCATAACATAATAGGTGATAATTATCAGCAAAATAACAATCTCaatataataaattatgttttataaagtaaaaaacaaaagaaaattgacCAAAAAGCATTTGCAGTAGTAAATACacccaaaaaaatagaaaattatatcATTGCATAAAATAGCTAGCTGACGTGCAGTGTGCTACACATCTTAATGATGTTTGTTTTATTTGACGTCCCAAGGACATGTAACGTTAAACTGCAATTGCTTCTACATACATACCAAATGGGTGTTAGTTACCTCAACAAATATGCAAAATTACCTTTAAAGCTTTTCAACAAGCAAATTCGTTCTTGGTATTCCAAGCACCAGTAATATTCTAGAAAAAATGACAAAGCCTTCGATAGATGCTCCTCATGTTCCTCCAAAGTGGAACTATAAACAACAATGTCATTCAAGTATGCAACAACAAACTTGACTACAGAAAGTCATTGGTGCATTCGTCAACTTGAAGggcatcaccaaaaattcataCACCTATATTATGTCACACAAATAGTCTTCAGCCTTCTCCTATCCTGATTAGGTAGTAGCCTGATTGCAAGTTAAGTTCAGTGAAGTACTTGGCATAATTTAACTAATTACCAGCAATAAGTGAAATGGGATACTTGTTGTGCATAGTCACTCTGTTGAGCATGTGGTAATCCACACACATCTgcatgctcccatcatgtttcctttAAAACAACACCAATGCTCCAAACAGTACTTTGAAAGGACGTATATAACTCATTTCCATtaactcatcaagttgtttcctcaACTCTACAAACTTTAGAGGTGCCATGGAGTATATGGCCCTTTAGCAGGAGACTTCACTCTTGGTAACAACTCGAACTCATGTGCCACCCGTCTTTTTGGAGGCAAGTTGTATGGTAGCTTATCTAGCATCACAAATTTGTACTCAACCAAAAGATCTTGGATGACAATAGGAACTCACTCTTGCCCTACCTTTTCATCCATGACTCTCATGGCAAGATATGTCTACTCATCCCTTCTCAATCCCtacttgagttgcatggctgagaGGAATTCCTCATCGTCCCTTTTTTTTGCAACagcttgcaccatgcaagggtgaTCTCCCATTGGACAAAGGAACAAGCAAACAGCACCTATACCACTTTAGTCTCCCAAAAGAATTCCATTCAAGGTATCACTCAGAAATCACCCATAATTCGCCTATCCACTGTCCAAGCTTTGcaatcacttgcttggctactcccaaagtaggTTGATTTCTGAAGTTAATTgcttttatgcatcctaaatatTCCTCCAAGTTTAAGTCTAGTCTTTGCACTTCCGCCTATGAGATAAAGCTATAAGTAGTATACACTATAATATGGGTGCTTTTCTCATTGATCCGCAAATCCAAAAACACTAACCTTTTATCTTGGGTAACTTTTGGTTCTTTCCTCTCTAATGCAATGAGTAACCACATTGCGCCCATCCTTGGGGCATCCTCCTCATCTTCATCTTGTACTTGTATGTTCTCCACAAGTGAAGTTTGCAAGGTATTCAACAATGACTCATGAAGGCAATTAGCAACCCTATGAGGGCTTTGACATAAAAATCATGCCAACTTACCCTTACAACTAATTATGTTGAAAGATCAAGATGACAAAGCTCCTTTGACGTTGATGGCTTAGTGTTGGCTCCCCACTTTTGGCCTTGCTGTTGTTGAAAGACTTTCCGCTATTTCCATCCAACATATCTCCTCGAACATGGTGGAGCTTTGTCTAGAATAGTTAGCCAAGTGTTCAACAACAACCTGTGCAATAGATAAGTCTTGAACTCTTTATTAATGAAACTTAGCCCTTACCCACAATTTCAATCCTTCTAGGAGATAAAacatcttttctttctttgacATGTCCCAAATATCCAACTtcaaagcaaaaaattgtttcacaCTCATGGCTCTACCAATGTGCTTAAGGTCTCGCAGTCTGCACTAAGTGTGCTCAACGTTCTCAAGGAAGAATTGggtcttgagctctctcttcaagtctacccaactatcaattacaaaccatCCATTCTAAATCTCATTATACTTGGTACGCCATCATAGAGTAACATCTCCACTCAAGTACAGAGTTGCTATGGATACTTTCTCCTCCTCCGAGTCAGTCATCATCGCATGAAAATATTCCATGTCAAATAaaaagttctctaactccttggcatcaccaGCAACCCCATATGCTCGGGGTTCTAGCACCCTTGTTCTTCCTACTCTATCATTGTAGAATTGGAACTTCCAACTACACGAACCATCTGATTCATCTTGTAAGCTCGCAGCACAAAAATCCTCTAACAATCCCATAATATAACCCTGTTTATGTTTTTGTGATGCCCCAATGAATCAACATGGTTCAACAAGTTTGGCAATCTCCACAAACAAATTGTTGGTTGTCTCAACTTGCACGGCTACGCAAGCACATCAATTCTCTCAATATTGGTGTGTGGCAAGGCCTCTCATCAATGTTTCACACAATCCCACAATATGAAGGCAATCGAATCATGAAGCAATTAACCAAGCTCTAATATTAATTGTCACAGGTCAAATACTTCACACTTTGTGAAGGGTCAGCGGCAATAATTATAGAACTCTTGCTTAACTACTCAACTAAAAGTATAATATGGTTTCAATATAGTAACACATTCTCAACCATCAAATGCAAAGTAAGCAAAAGCAATaagcaatcatgaaagcaaaTGAGAGCCGCATAATAAAATGTAAAGCAATGAGTTCATTATTCACACCTCTGTGGGCAACATGTGTTTAGcaaggaggcaagtaggctaaacatgtttacaatagctagtgagttttacaatgattgatgggactcaccctcccctaaaaagCTTTCTACACTATTCTGGCTTTGGAACTATAAAACATTAAACTAGTTGAGGAGTCATACTTCTATTTTCTATAAAGGCACTACCCTACTCAAAAAATAAAGTCTGTtctactatttacatgatggcTATCCATCCCATCTACACAAGACAAccagtcacaagcaagcataatgcctagAATAAGCTTGGGTCATGACAATAGGTTATTCCAATTTGTAAGAATTAATAGACATGTCATGGTTTTTTGTTATCTCTTAAAGAACTTgcaattattttggaatttttttggtactcattaaaaagaaaaaaaaaaaatgaaaacaaacaaGCAAACAAGATTTCTGTTTTGTCTTCATTTTGGTGATAAAAAAGGTTgaaatttttagttttaaatttttcattttataattttttataagtgaTAACCAACAgcccctaaaattttcctaaggaattaagcaaaaataaaaatcaaaaaaaaaataatttaataagcAAATTATCAAagttttaaactttaaaatttcTGCAGTGACTTGTAAAATGCCATTTTTCGTGCAATTGCCCTCTCAAGTGGCCCTTGGAGAAAGTCATATTCAAAACTATGTGCTTAATATGCaataaaatatcatttatatGCAAATAACATGCTCTACCAACAAAGTCACTCCACAAGAAGttaaactttaaatttttttaggaaatactaaaaagacaattttttttcacacaatgaaaaatataaaataattaaaaacatattttgatGGTTTCCTAATGgttaattattttctttgtaCTATTCTTTCTTTGCTAAATCTTCTAAGAAATCTATGATCCTATTGTATCTTTCATTTTCTACCAATTAAATCTCAGCCTCCCCTTACCCACAcaaacacacatgcatgcacaaaaCATGGAAACATTTGACATATAATCCCAATATTAGGCCCATTTATTTTGTGCTTGATAATATTCTAGTAATTATCCTTTAAAGTTTGATTTTCACAAAGGCAAAGACAACAACAGTTTCACTTATGTCTCACATGATCATGGCACTCCTTTGTTTGCAATTAGAAATACTTGTAAAATTGTACATGGAAACTTTTTGTTGTAGACTTATACATGGTACAGTCCAACATGGTaattaaaatattacaaaataccAACATGATTAGATCCATCAACTTGCAAATATCAAATGGTTCCAATAACTATAGCCATAaactaaataaacaaaaaaataaataaataaataaaccaatcAACAAAATGGGCATCCTCTCTTAATTTACAAACTCTATGTAACTTAAAAGCTTTGATGAATCTTGATCCAAATGTATAGTTGCTACATAGATAACCTGAAAATTACGCACTCAAATCACGAAATGATCTCTCTAGTTGTGGACCTAAGGCTACACACATTATGCCTTTTCCAAACCTCCAATATAGCATGGAAGTCATGTGCCCAAAGTGTCGCATATAACTTAAAAGCCTCGGCCACTTTCTTTCTTATGGCCAAACCAAAGATAATACACGTGCAGGCTAGATAGCCACCACGACTACAAAAAATGTTCAATGATTCAGTCCTCAATCCTCATAATTAATGAAATCACTAaattttttaagcctttctttaGCAAGAAAGCCTTCATAAATATCTCTTAAGGCATGGATTTTAGTTGCTCAATTCTATAGCCAATAAAAAGATTCTCACATTAAGTTCACCAAACAAAGAGTGACGGAATAAACAAAACAGCTTACTATTGAAACTCGGAAAACCACATAGAGACATGCTTTTGGGATCAGTATGGATATTTCTATATATAAATCCACAAAATATACACAGTAAAACTAACCTAGACTGCCTCCATACCTTCTCCAGCATTTGTATTGCTCTGTAATTTGCAGCTTGGTACTTTTCCATCTAAatcaaagaaaaaatcatttgaTTGGACGCAATGACTACATAATGAACCAAGAGCTCGGTCTGAATTTAAGAAAAGGAAGAATCTCAAATTTTGCACAAATTTTAATACATTCCCaagtttttttctttaaattttgtaaaagaaaaataagaagagaaCACAAAGGAACCATCCATTTTTTGGTCTCTTCAACTTGTTTCCCAGTGTTTTCCAGCAACCACGAAGAGGACTGAATAGTTGATGGAAAAAGGATTGAAGAGGCATTACCAAGTCTCGTGGAGAGAAGATCCACTTGACTCGATGAGTCGAGGTTTGAAAATCAGCCATAGCTACAATGGTCTCTCAGAAACAATAAATTTGAACTTCAGTTAATCAGCTCCGAAATCACTCTCAAAACTTGGATTTGCAGAATGCAATTCTAAGTGCAAGTTCAACAACCCTATGGTCAACTGTATGGCATATGTCTTGCTTCAGAAAAAGGGTGCTCGGCAAGAGGgggagagagaaacagagagagatAAAGAGGTCGGGATGGTTCAGTCGCAATCTTGTTAGGAAAACGGCACTTCGCGTAGAGATGAGCTTTCGCCAACGGGACGAGAGCGTAACCGTGGGGAGTCGGGCTTGCGACTGCAATAAACCATTCGATGGGAAAtggttgagttttttttttctttttttggtttggCAAAAGACCCAACCTACCTAATAAAAAGAGAATGATATTcaagttttaaaaatttcaaaaatctcacttaaaattttaaacatcTCCCAactattttatgaaaaaaataaatttctttggCAAAAGTTAAAGGAatgtttataatatttttgaaGCCTAAGTGAGATCTgtgtcatttttttttcataaaacttaTAGGAGGTACTGACGAGCTATTTGTCTTTTTTGTTAAACCTCAAGTGAGGTATATATCTTTTGCCCTTCTTTAATAAAACACTTTTGTGATAAACTTGTAAACAGGTCATGtattaaacatatatatttttaaaataaaattagcCACAGGCACTTGCGTGGTTCAagattttttatcttttaaaatttgtaaaaaaatataaaaataataaaaaattaaatagtataaaGACATTTTTAAAACTGAATGAAAAGgctaaagggaaagaaaaactaCTCCCAGTTTTTCAAGAATGGTTAaatatattgtaaaacatgtatatttatgttaatGACTATTTAGATAATAGGATACAACTTTTGTTATGCTCACATAATAGTTCATTATGTCGTTAACCTTTGGAATGTCAATATATTTGCCTATATAAGAACATGTTTTACAACAAGTTATCAGTACGATAAAGTCTCTAATGGTATAACAAATTTCGTTGGTATTATTTTAAGGTAAGAATTTTGTTTCCattaacatttgttatctatataactttagtttttcgtcaaactatatttatatgttaactatatctcttattTTGAGTACGTGTCcctaaatatttttatgttgtgatatatgtgagaataacatttccatttaatatttaactaactttaaatttttatttgttttcaaagtaACTTTATGGTGTCAAACCTCATAAAACTTGAATTTGTTGCTCTTGATATTTCTAAAAGAAATTATCTGTAATAGATACTTAATGTTGAGAGTCACCTTAATTTTATGAATCTTGGAAGTACAAATAAAGAAGAAAATCAAGCATCCCTACAGGATCGCGCAAAGACTGTGATTTTCCTTTGACACCGTTTAcacgaagaattgaaaattgagtatcTTACTATTAAGGATCCATTAGTTCTTTAGAATAACTTAAAGGAgagatatgaacaccaaaaaacGATAATTCTTTCAAAATCTggatatgattggatacacttgcaactgcaagattttaaaactgtaagtgaatataattcagcattatttaaaattagctctcaattgaaattatgtggagaaaaaattaccgatgatgatatgttagaaaaacaATATTCGACTTTTCATGCCTCGAATGTGCTCTTGCAACAGCAATATCGAGAcacagatttacaaaatattctgaGCTAATTTCATGTTTACCGGtggctgaacaaaataatgagtttttgttgaaaaatcatcaatttcgTCCAACTAGCTCAACACCATTTCCTGAAATGAATGTGACTTTTTCTCAAGGTCGTGGACGAGGTCGTGGTAGTAAAAGGGGTCGCGAtaggaaaaattgttggaccGGTGATGATCATTCTTCAAAGTTTGAAAACAAAGCTGTTGAAAAGACTCAAAGGAAATgagtaaagaataaataaagctctaaacaaaataataaagtacaatatttgctataggtgtggagcaaaaggtcattggtctcaAATATGTCACACTCCTAAACACCTAACTGATCTTTACAAGGCATCattaaaaggaaaaggaaaaaatgttgaagtgaatttgtctgaacccattaatgctaagtatgagtctcctttggatgttaattttgatgtttctgattttttttctaGGATCCTAATGACAAAATTGATCATTTAATTGGGGATgaaaatgtctactattaaattatcttcatatttatgatattttgaaaaaaattaacttatgtaattttttttattaaaagttttacatataatatgcttggtaatattttgttatctttcctaatttttaaattttacttttcatttactagaatatacaaaataagaaaataagataaTTAGTAACATCTAGTTCCTAAAAaactagactgttgaatttccaaaactccaaaaaaaaaaaatttatatcctctttttatttcatttacaacaaaaTATGAATTATAATGTAATTTTTACACGTATACCCCTAAGTAttcatttttttaacaaataaaaatatattttatacaaAGTTAATTTTGAGTTTTAGAAGGATGACACCAAATAGGGGAATCCTCTTTTTAGTAgttgttgcagccaaaaattgaacgaccttcacgatcccagatcacaaccacctgaaaagagataaataagcaatgcttggaggacccggggtgtactccaggggatcTCTTCgatccctaacttaggcatcagagagatcccccggagtacatctcgggtcctccaagcattgcttatttatctcttttcaagtggtcgtgatcaaggatcctaaaggtcgttcaatttttggctgcaacagttggcgccgtctgtgggtacttcttgagaggttttcactttcaatccttgatcatgactacatcaaataattgaaggtcgatgcattgACTCGATTAAGATTGTCCGAAATGCTGCCATTCGATACCTAGACATACTCGACGTCGTCTGATCCATTGCCTATTAGGGCCCTACCCAGTGCAAACTCTTCATTCGTGGCCTTGGATaggacactaccatcaagaaccaccacaatctcttctccaccgACAGTGACCTCGAAGAAGCCGTCGCGATCCTTGGGAAGGTCACtgggaaaagtaaagggtaaGGGTTTATTACATTCAAGCATGTCAATGGCACTTTCATCGCAttgaagaagccaagtaagaaaattgacggCCGAATAACCAGGACCTAGCTTGCAATATTAGGAAATTTTCGGATCTAATGCGAATCCGACTACAATTGACGTTTCTATccgcaagatttatgtagccaacatgcctattctcaaggtataattttttctccatcatacaataataattctataaaaaaacaaatagatgCCACAGTTTCAACACTTGAAGAGCTCCGCCTTAATGGCTAATAATtattaataggatgttcaagttatttaattgattgaacaatgacttatgcaccaaatgcatagtggTGTCATGACAACTACACTGTCAATTAAATAAACAAAGTCAAGtttgaaat
This region of Malania oleifera isolate guangnan ecotype guangnan chromosome 10, ASM2987363v1, whole genome shotgun sequence genomic DNA includes:
- the LOC131166453 gene encoding cyclin-H1-1 isoform X3; translation: MEVNIDGSLSYRGPQNAEKHSRSKPLNVEEEKFLRVFYEGKIQEVCGAFKFPHKIQATALIYFKRFYLQWSVMEHHPKHIMLTCIYAACKVEENHVSAEELGKGIEQDHQMILNNEMIVYQSLGFDLIVYAPYRAVEGFIDDMVDFCQARNDQLQLLKALHETAKAEVDKAMLTDAPLLFPPGQLALAALRRSNEVHGFLDFERYLRNILSRQHPVHTVSELAECLNAIDNWVGKLKILAAEDMKHIDRKLKSCRNRTSHDDKKREKKSKHKSKRSSNDIQNIPSAPEL
- the LOC131166453 gene encoding cyclin-H1-1 isoform X2; translated protein: MADFQTSTHRVKWIFSPRDLMEKYQAANYRAIQMLEKYGATLMEVNIDGSLSYRGPQNAEKHSRSKPLNVEEEKFLRVFYEGKIQEVCGAFKFPHKIQATALIYFKRFYLQWSVMEHHPKHIMLTCIYAACKVEENHVSAEELGKGIEQDHQMILNNEMIVYQSLGFDLIVYAPYRAVEGFIDDMVDFCQARNDQLQLLKALHETAKAEVDKAMLTDAPLLFPPGQLALAALRRSNEVHGFLDFERYLRNILSRQHPVHTVSELAECLNAIDNWVGKLKILAAEDMKHIDRKLKSCRNRTSHDDKKREKKSKHKSKRSSNDIQNIPSAPEL
- the LOC131166453 gene encoding cyclin-H1-1 isoform X1, which translates into the protein MADFQTSTHRVKWIFSPRDLMEKYQAANYRAIQMLEKYGATLMEVNIDGSLSYRGPQNAEKHSRSKPLNVEEEKFLRVFYEGKIQEVCGAFKFPHKIQATALIYFKRFYLQWSVMEHHPKHIMLTCIYAACKVEENHVSAEELGKGIEQDHQMILNNEMIVYQSLGFDLIVYAPYRAVEGFIDDMVDFCQARNDQLQLLKALHETAKAEVDKAMLTDAPLLFPPGQLALAALRRSNEVHGFLDFERYLRNILSRQHPVHTVSELAECLNAIDNWVGKLKILAAEDMKHIDRKLKSCRNRTSHDDKKREKKSKHKSKRSSNDIQNIPSAPELYVLPSVDFHHF